From Deinococcus planocerae, one genomic window encodes:
- a CDS encoding PTS fructose-like transporter subunit IIB: MARLVAVTACPTGIAHTFMAAEALRRAAQAAGHTLRAETQGSVGAGDALTPQEIADADAVILAADVNVDESRFAGKRIIRASTGDAIRGAAGLISQAVGAGEAGTATAPAVQTVTAPTTPTAGAVSPTPAPSAPTTDAGRPLSIVGITACPTGIAHTFMAAEGLENGAKALGYTAKVETQGSVGAGNQLTAQDVAGADLVIIAADTNVDLSRFQGKRVFQTGTKPAIQNGQALVQRALAEAPVYGTAAGLAVAGAQGGTDFVSQASAAKAAKNAGVPSAYKHLMTGVSHMLPFVVAGGLLIALAFAFGGINPAPGTFGAALSQIGGGTGAFGLFIPVLAGYIAYSIADRPGLAPGMIGGLLALGGGSGFLGGIIAGFLAGYVTRTLNRGIKLPRTLEGLKPTLLLPLLGTAITGLLMIYVVGRPVAAALTAATNWLRGLGDTSAGVLGAVIGAMMAFDMGGPINKAAYTFSTGLLGSEVYGPIAAAMAAGMTPPLALFLATLVFKNRFTADEREAGKAAGVLGLSFITEGAIPFAARDPLRVIPSLMVGSAVAGAISMAAGVQLRAPHGGVFVLFIPNAVTHLPMYIVAIVAGTVLSTALLGLLKKPIAEAALPGVTNTGTVAGAADD; encoded by the coding sequence ATGGCAAGACTCGTGGCAGTCACGGCGTGCCCGACCGGCATCGCCCATACCTTCATGGCCGCCGAGGCGCTGCGGCGCGCGGCGCAGGCGGCAGGACACACCCTGCGCGCGGAGACCCAGGGCAGCGTGGGGGCGGGGGACGCCCTGACCCCGCAGGAGATCGCGGACGCCGACGCGGTGATCCTCGCCGCCGACGTGAACGTGGACGAATCCCGTTTCGCCGGGAAACGCATCATTCGCGCGAGCACCGGGGACGCCATCCGGGGCGCGGCGGGCCTGATCTCCCAGGCGGTGGGCGCGGGCGAGGCGGGCACAGCGACGGCTCCAGCCGTTCAGACCGTCACCGCCCCCACGACGCCGACAGCGGGCGCCGTCTCCCCCACCCCGGCCCCCTCCGCCCCCACCACCGACGCGGGCCGACCTCTCAGCATCGTGGGCATCACCGCCTGCCCGACCGGCATCGCGCACACCTTCATGGCCGCCGAGGGGTTGGAGAACGGGGCGAAGGCGCTGGGCTACACCGCCAAGGTGGAGACGCAGGGCAGCGTGGGAGCCGGAAACCAGCTCACCGCGCAGGACGTCGCGGGCGCCGACCTCGTGATCATCGCCGCCGACACGAACGTGGACCTCTCGCGCTTCCAGGGCAAGCGCGTCTTCCAGACCGGCACCAAGCCCGCCATCCAGAACGGGCAGGCCCTGGTGCAGCGCGCCCTGGCCGAAGCGCCCGTGTACGGCACGGCGGCGGGCCTGGCGGTCGCGGGCGCCCAGGGCGGCACCGACTTCGTGTCGCAGGCGAGTGCCGCTAAGGCCGCCAAGAATGCGGGCGTCCCGAGCGCCTACAAGCACCTGATGACCGGCGTGTCGCACATGCTGCCCTTCGTGGTGGCGGGCGGGCTGCTGATCGCGCTGGCCTTCGCCTTCGGGGGCATCAACCCGGCGCCGGGCACCTTCGGGGCGGCGCTGAGCCAGATCGGGGGCGGGACAGGGGCCTTCGGCCTCTTTATCCCCGTGCTCGCCGGATACATCGCCTACTCCATCGCGGACCGTCCGGGGCTCGCGCCGGGGATGATCGGCGGGTTGCTCGCGCTGGGGGGCGGCAGCGGCTTCCTGGGGGGCATCATCGCCGGATTCCTGGCGGGGTACGTGACCCGCACGCTCAACCGCGGGATCAAGCTCCCCCGCACGCTGGAGGGCCTCAAGCCCACGCTGCTGCTGCCGTTGTTGGGCACGGCGATCACGGGCCTGCTGATGATCTACGTGGTGGGGCGCCCGGTCGCCGCCGCCCTGACCGCCGCGACGAACTGGCTGCGCGGCCTGGGCGACACCTCGGCGGGCGTGCTCGGGGCCGTGATCGGCGCGATGATGGCCTTCGACATGGGCGGGCCGATCAACAAGGCCGCCTACACCTTCTCGACCGGCCTGCTGGGCTCGGAGGTCTACGGCCCCATCGCCGCCGCGATGGCTGCGGGCATGACGCCCCCGCTCGCCCTCTTCCTCGCCACCCTCGTCTTCAAGAACCGCTTCACCGCCGACGAGCGCGAGGCCGGAAAGGCCGCCGGGGTGCTGGGCCTTTCCTTCATCACGGAAGGCGCCATTCCCTTCGCCGCCCGCGATCCGCTGCGCGTGATCCCCTCCCTGATGGTGGGCTCGGCGGTCGCCGGGGCGATCAGCATGGCGGCGGGGGTGCAGCTCCGCGCCCCGCACGGCGGCGTCTTCGTGCTGTTCATCCCCAACGCCGTGACCCACCTGCCCATGTACATCGTCGCCATCGTGGCGGGGACGGTCCTCAGCACCGCGCTCCTGGGCCTCCTGAAAAAGCCCATAGCGGAGGCGGCCCTGCCCGGCGTGACGAACACGGGGACGGTGGCGGGGGCGGCGGACGACTGA